The following are encoded together in the Xanthomonas sacchari genome:
- a CDS encoding TlpA disulfide reductase family protein: MTPASARLLAVVAVAAVLGVAAAHWWERRTPALDPAAPATASGHAAAPVAAARPGDPAPALRLPTLDGGHLTLAQFRGRPLLVNVWASWCEPCVREMPELDRLARAQPSDGLQVLGIALDRAEDVRAFLQRVPIGYPIALETPGPADASVRLGDTQGLLPYSVLIDADGRIVRQKLGPFAPGEVEGWVSGGAQPTH; this comes from the coding sequence ATGACCCCCGCCAGCGCGCGCCTGCTGGCAGTCGTCGCGGTGGCGGCGGTGCTCGGCGTGGCGGCGGCGCACTGGTGGGAACGGCGGACGCCGGCGCTGGACCCGGCCGCGCCCGCCACGGCCAGCGGCCATGCGGCGGCGCCGGTCGCCGCGGCGCGCCCGGGCGATCCCGCCCCGGCGCTGCGCCTGCCCACGCTCGACGGCGGCCACCTGACCCTGGCCCAATTCCGCGGCCGGCCGCTGCTGGTCAACGTGTGGGCGAGCTGGTGCGAACCCTGCGTGCGCGAGATGCCGGAACTGGACCGGCTGGCGCGCGCGCAACCGAGCGACGGCCTGCAGGTGCTGGGCATCGCCCTGGACCGCGCCGAGGACGTGCGCGCCTTCCTGCAGCGTGTGCCGATCGGCTACCCGATCGCGCTGGAGACGCCGGGCCCGGCCGACGCCAGCGTGCGCCTGGGCGACACCCAGGGCCTGCTGCCGTACAGCGTGCTGATCGACGCCGACGGCCGCATCGTCAGGCAGAAGCTCGGCCCGTTCGCGCCGGGCGAGGTCGAGGGCTGGGTAAGCGGCGGCGCGCAGCCGACGCATTAG